In the Grimontia kaedaensis genome, one interval contains:
- the dbpA gene encoding ATP-dependent RNA helicase DbpA: MTNQVFSTLPLKDELLSTLNDIGYKTMTPIQAQSLPSILDGKDVIGQGKTGSGKTAAFGLGLLNRLNVKRFRVQSLVLCPTRELADQVAIEIRKLARGIHNIKVLTLCGGVPIGPQIGSLEHGAHIIVGTPGRILDHMEKGRLSLEEVNTLILDEADRMLEMGFQPALDAIFDQVPSDRQTLLFSATYPAQIQSISKQIMANPVMVKVESNHDDTSITQHFYRCANNRERMEALQLLLLKHQPESAVVFCNTKRDVKDVAAVLDNEGFSVVALHGDLEQRDRDQMLLKFANKSTNIMVATDVAARGLDIEALDAVINYHMAFDTEVHIHRIGRTGRAGSEGAAYTFFGDEDGYRVALLEDHLERDIKPSALPDSSVLNNVPRTPAMVTLHIDGGKKSKVRPGDILGALTGENGIEGKQVGKIKVTDYRSYVAVERNVAKKALKKLSSGKIKGKTYRVWQLR; this comes from the coding sequence GTGACGAATCAAGTATTCTCAACACTTCCGTTGAAAGATGAATTGCTTTCTACACTCAATGACATTGGCTACAAAACCATGACGCCAATTCAGGCCCAGAGCCTACCTTCCATACTTGATGGGAAAGATGTCATCGGTCAGGGAAAAACAGGCTCAGGCAAAACAGCAGCTTTTGGTCTTGGATTGCTGAACCGACTCAACGTTAAACGTTTTCGCGTTCAATCACTCGTGCTCTGCCCTACCAGAGAGCTGGCCGATCAAGTCGCCATTGAAATCCGCAAGCTGGCACGTGGTATTCATAACATCAAAGTGCTGACACTGTGTGGCGGTGTTCCTATTGGCCCTCAAATTGGCTCACTGGAACATGGTGCGCACATTATTGTAGGCACACCTGGCCGTATTCTGGACCACATGGAAAAAGGCCGCCTATCTCTGGAAGAAGTGAACACTCTGATTCTGGATGAAGCTGACCGCATGCTGGAAATGGGTTTCCAACCTGCGCTCGATGCTATTTTTGACCAGGTACCTTCTGACCGCCAAACGCTGCTGTTCAGTGCTACTTATCCGGCGCAAATCCAAAGCATCAGCAAACAAATCATGGCAAACCCAGTGATGGTGAAAGTGGAATCAAACCATGATGACACCAGCATTACCCAACATTTCTACCGCTGTGCAAATAATCGCGAGCGTATGGAAGCACTTCAGCTTCTGCTGCTGAAGCATCAGCCTGAAAGTGCGGTGGTGTTCTGTAACACCAAGCGCGACGTGAAAGACGTGGCTGCAGTACTGGATAACGAAGGCTTCTCTGTGGTTGCGCTACATGGTGATTTAGAGCAACGCGACCGCGACCAAATGCTTTTGAAGTTTGCTAACAAGAGCACCAACATCATGGTGGCGACGGATGTTGCTGCACGTGGTTTGGACATCGAAGCATTAGATGCGGTGATTAACTACCACATGGCGTTCGATACCGAAGTTCATATTCACCGCATCGGCCGCACGGGTCGTGCAGGCAGCGAAGGTGCTGCGTATACCTTCTTCGGTGATGAGGATGGTTACCGTGTTGCATTGCTGGAAGATCATCTTGAGCGCGATATCAAACCTTCAGCGTTGCCGGATTCCAGCGTATTGAACAACGTGCCGCGCACTCCTGCCATGGTGACACTGCACATTGACGGTGGTAAGAAAAGCAAGGTTCGCCCCGGTGATATTCTTGGCGCGTTGACCGGAGAAAATGGCATTGAAGGTAAACAAGTCGGCAAAATTAAAGTCACCGATTACCGTTCTTATGTTGCCGTTGAGCGCAACGTGGCGAAGAAAGCCTTGAAGAAACTCTCCAGCGGGAAAATCAAAGGTAAAACCTACCGCGTTTGGCAGCTTCGCTAA
- a CDS encoding UPF0149 family protein → MSISLSQFITENGLEPKLLSATQTEGFVTAMAAAPHLIDPSEWLAFMWGGEEEAPFGSHEQLEQFANIIVEMWNEQRGALLSNEWQWPEACALSESEIVNDATREYCEGMLQGWTLCRDDWETLMPEDSQENALLGGVLLSISLLFDPEAALAVMEEQGAAELAQFEEVFNGMPVMLCGLMMRAMQMVETQ, encoded by the coding sequence ATGTCTATCTCGCTATCACAATTTATTACCGAAAACGGATTGGAGCCAAAACTGCTTTCCGCCACGCAAACAGAAGGCTTTGTGACTGCAATGGCCGCAGCCCCGCACCTTATCGACCCAAGTGAATGGCTTGCATTTATGTGGGGTGGTGAAGAAGAAGCGCCGTTCGGTAGCCATGAACAACTCGAACAATTCGCAAACATCATCGTAGAGATGTGGAACGAACAGCGTGGTGCTTTGCTTTCAAACGAATGGCAGTGGCCTGAAGCTTGTGCGCTGAGCGAAAGCGAGATTGTTAATGATGCTACACGCGAATACTGTGAAGGCATGCTGCAGGGCTGGACACTGTGCCGTGATGACTGGGAAACGCTGATGCCTGAAGATTCGCAAGAAAACGCGCTTCTGGGCGGTGTCCTGCTTTCTATCAGTCTGCTGTTTGATCCAGAGGCTGCATTAGCCGTGATGGAAGAACAAGGTGCTGCGGAACTTGCGCAGTTTGAAGAAGTATTCAATGGCATGCCTGTGATGCTTTGTGGCCTGATGATGCGCGCCATGCAGATGGTTGAAACGCAATAA
- a CDS encoding IclR family transcriptional regulator has translation MAKDRVEAVERALAVLNAFSDKQSVLTLKEISDKTGLYKSTILRLIGSLEHFGFISKQLDGRYRLGPSLWRLGSIYQKSFDSETVIRPMLEKLRDAVNETAAFYIKSGDSRICLYRENAKREVCHNINEGSEIPIKRGAAGRVLLAYTGAEGQPFEAIREQGWYLSKGERNPDLAAIAVPVLTPDGVLKGALSISGLIFRFDGPLVDQCVELLNQAADVMGKELIDSPLM, from the coding sequence ATGGCAAAAGATCGCGTAGAAGCCGTTGAGAGAGCCCTGGCGGTTCTAAATGCTTTCAGTGATAAGCAGAGTGTTCTGACGCTGAAGGAGATTTCCGATAAAACCGGTCTATACAAGAGCACGATTCTCCGGCTAATAGGATCGCTTGAGCATTTTGGCTTTATCTCCAAGCAGCTGGATGGCCGCTACCGCCTTGGCCCTTCCCTTTGGCGACTTGGCTCGATCTACCAAAAGAGCTTCGACAGCGAGACCGTTATCCGCCCGATGCTCGAAAAGCTACGGGATGCTGTAAACGAAACAGCCGCGTTCTACATCAAGAGCGGTGACAGCCGTATCTGCCTGTACCGGGAAAATGCCAAAAGAGAGGTCTGTCATAACATCAATGAAGGATCGGAGATTCCGATCAAAAGAGGAGCTGCGGGCCGCGTACTACTGGCCTACACCGGTGCTGAAGGGCAACCATTTGAAGCGATAAGAGAGCAGGGTTGGTACCTATCGAAGGGTGAGCGAAACCCGGACCTAGCAGCCATAGCCGTGCCAGTACTGACACCAGACGGTGTCCTCAAGGGAGCGCTTAGTATTTCAGGGCTCATTTTCCGATTTGACGGCCCACTGGTCGACCAATGCGTAGAGCTTCTAAACCAAGCTGCTGATGTGATGGGTAAGGAATTAATCGACTCACCTCTGATGTGA
- a CDS encoding TAXI family TRAP transporter solute-binding subunit → MKATSLKSAAAAALILGSTFAAVSANAADLVVNAVSPTSDDYALSVTWSNILAKSGSDSSMTVVDNGTVKGLRKLAKGQVDVAVIGAPHYQDAVNRSGKFKADPESLVSNYKNVRALFAIKTSAGQYVARDDAGVKQFGDFAGKSLAIGRPGGNAGRVTAAMLSAHGLDIKGGDVDGQHLKYGPALEQMANGSMDGTFVWGGLPHAAVDNASRTMDLRFVSPDPSKMDTFRKAITNGKYYVLKKVPAKTIAKAYDGRVKADSDIYFWTFPMMYVVNKDLSNDVAYEITKALWENISEVNEVSLALSLISIDGATEALSADLHPGAARYFKEKGLIN, encoded by the coding sequence ATGAAGGCTACCTCTCTGAAGTCAGCTGCTGCCGCTGCACTTATCCTTGGTTCCACCTTTGCTGCTGTTAGCGCAAACGCAGCCGATTTGGTTGTCAATGCGGTTTCGCCGACTTCTGACGACTACGCACTTTCCGTTACCTGGTCGAATATTCTGGCGAAGTCTGGAAGTGACAGCAGCATGACCGTAGTCGATAACGGAACTGTCAAAGGCCTACGAAAGCTGGCCAAGGGCCAAGTTGATGTGGCTGTCATTGGTGCTCCTCACTATCAGGACGCTGTTAATCGTTCTGGTAAGTTCAAAGCGGATCCTGAATCTCTAGTGAGCAATTACAAGAACGTCCGTGCTCTGTTCGCTATCAAGACCAGCGCGGGGCAGTACGTTGCTCGCGATGATGCCGGCGTAAAACAGTTCGGCGATTTCGCGGGAAAATCACTGGCGATCGGCCGGCCAGGAGGGAATGCGGGTCGTGTGACCGCGGCGATGCTTTCCGCCCATGGATTGGATATAAAAGGTGGTGATGTAGATGGTCAGCACCTCAAATATGGTCCTGCGCTGGAGCAGATGGCTAACGGCTCCATGGATGGCACGTTTGTTTGGGGTGGCCTTCCCCATGCCGCAGTTGATAACGCCTCGCGTACCATGGATCTGCGTTTTGTATCTCCTGATCCGTCCAAGATGGACACTTTTCGCAAGGCCATCACCAACGGCAAGTACTACGTACTGAAGAAGGTACCCGCCAAGACCATTGCCAAAGCATACGACGGGCGGGTCAAGGCAGATTCTGATATCTATTTCTGGACCTTCCCGATGATGTATGTGGTGAACAAGGATCTGAGCAACGATGTGGCTTATGAGATCACTAAGGCGCTGTGGGAAAACATCAGCGAAGTGAATGAAGTAAGCCTGGCGCTTTCTCTGATCTCCATTGACGGTGCCACTGAAGCCCTCTCGGCCGATCTTCACCCAGGTGCGGCCCGCTACTTCAAAGAAAAAGGCTTGATCAACTAA
- a CDS encoding TRAP transporter permease, whose amino-acid sequence MGTFGQSAGSQGCVEGGALPTLQSARMLLGQLCCVALAVFILWTTAFGKFPAQVQYGVALLLGLVAILAFKPFRLVGVKQFGLLDQLITLFFIVLAVSSGIYFLLNYEAIADMREGLPNNADLICYGAGTLVVLEGARRAEGWILISVVLVALVYLFFGQFFPSVLEHRPMDPEEVLEVSYSYQGIYGVALGAVVDVVYVFVILGVALRITGAGDFFNYIAMRFTRKYKSGPAQCAIFASAMFGSINGSAPANVSATGVLTIPMMKRAGFPSAFAGGVESTASCVGQIMPPIMGVGAFIMSEITGIAYTDIMIAACVPAFLFILSLVCAVAFEGGRIGLKERQDDQDLSFNQERLAQGLTLVVGFGSLVTMLLMGYSPTFCGLTATGIVLVMSNLFTATRMRLADAKAFLIDGGRDGLSVLVSCAAIGIIIGAVSTTGLGIKLNQVIVALGSHDLLLALVVAAICSIVLGMGLPTAASYLMVVFVAGPAIMKLGVPELQTHLFVFYYAVLSAITPPVALAIFAAAAICGAGPMQVAGKALKLSAVAFVIPVAWIYHPEINLQDLSSETALSTLSYVLALIIATVGVSAGLIGYFRSHLSWLERLVLVISAGLVISSVSEIIYLGTALLVGVLVFNFLRSPKHV is encoded by the coding sequence ATGGGTACTTTTGGACAGTCAGCCGGATCTCAAGGCTGCGTCGAGGGTGGGGCTCTCCCCACTCTTCAATCAGCACGGATGCTGCTTGGTCAGCTCTGCTGCGTTGCATTGGCGGTTTTTATCCTATGGACAACCGCCTTCGGAAAATTTCCAGCCCAGGTGCAGTATGGGGTAGCCCTGCTGCTGGGGCTGGTTGCCATTCTCGCCTTTAAACCATTCCGACTTGTCGGTGTTAAACAATTTGGCCTCTTGGATCAGCTAATCACCCTGTTCTTTATCGTCCTGGCTGTCTCCAGCGGTATCTACTTTCTCCTCAACTACGAGGCGATTGCCGATATGCGCGAGGGACTACCCAATAACGCCGATCTGATTTGCTACGGGGCCGGGACCCTGGTGGTGTTGGAAGGGGCTAGGCGTGCCGAAGGATGGATTTTGATCAGCGTTGTCTTGGTCGCGCTTGTTTATCTCTTTTTCGGCCAGTTTTTCCCTAGTGTACTCGAGCATCGTCCCATGGATCCGGAAGAGGTGCTGGAAGTCTCTTACAGCTACCAGGGTATCTATGGCGTTGCATTGGGTGCGGTCGTGGATGTTGTATACGTCTTTGTCATCCTCGGGGTTGCGTTGCGCATCACCGGGGCTGGGGATTTCTTCAACTACATCGCAATGCGCTTTACCCGCAAGTATAAGTCGGGGCCTGCTCAGTGCGCGATCTTTGCGTCTGCCATGTTTGGCTCCATCAATGGATCTGCCCCTGCCAACGTATCCGCGACCGGGGTGTTGACGATTCCGATGATGAAGCGGGCGGGCTTCCCCTCGGCATTCGCTGGTGGTGTGGAGTCCACTGCGTCTTGCGTGGGGCAGATCATGCCGCCGATCATGGGTGTGGGGGCCTTTATCATGTCGGAAATTACCGGCATCGCCTACACCGACATAATGATCGCGGCCTGTGTCCCGGCGTTTCTGTTTATTCTGTCATTGGTATGTGCCGTGGCTTTTGAGGGCGGGCGTATCGGCCTGAAGGAACGCCAGGACGATCAGGACCTGAGTTTCAACCAAGAGCGATTAGCACAAGGTTTGACCTTGGTTGTCGGCTTTGGGTCTCTGGTGACCATGCTGCTGATGGGGTACTCACCCACCTTCTGCGGTTTGACTGCCACCGGTATTGTTCTGGTGATGTCCAACCTGTTTACCGCGACTCGGATGCGCTTGGCCGACGCGAAAGCATTTCTTATCGATGGGGGGCGGGACGGTCTGTCCGTGCTCGTATCCTGCGCTGCCATCGGCATCATCATTGGAGCAGTATCGACAACTGGGTTGGGAATCAAGCTTAACCAAGTTATCGTGGCCCTCGGCTCCCATGACTTATTGCTGGCGCTGGTAGTGGCCGCCATCTGTTCCATTGTTCTTGGCATGGGTTTGCCGACAGCGGCTTCCTACCTGATGGTGGTCTTTGTAGCCGGGCCGGCGATTATGAAGCTGGGGGTGCCCGAACTTCAAACCCATCTATTTGTTTTCTATTACGCCGTTCTATCGGCCATAACACCGCCGGTCGCATTGGCAATATTTGCTGCTGCGGCGATCTGCGGTGCCGGACCTATGCAGGTGGCGGGGAAAGCGTTGAAGCTGTCAGCCGTGGCTTTCGTCATACCCGTGGCCTGGATCTATCACCCGGAAATTAATCTTCAGGACCTTTCTTCCGAAACGGCACTATCGACTCTTTCGTATGTGCTGGCGCTGATCATCGCTACGGTGGGAGTTTCCGCCGGCCTGATTGGCTATTTCCGGAGCCACCTATCCTGGCTGGAGCGGCTAGTCCTAGTTATAAGCGCCGGTCTGGTTATCAGTTCGGTATCTGAAATTATCTATCTTGGGACGGCGCTTCTAGTTGGCGTGCTTGTCTTCAATTTTTTGAGGAGCCCAAAACATGTGTAA
- a CDS encoding CaiB/BaiF CoA transferase family protein, with protein sequence MCKALKSIRVLDMTNVLAGPYCCHQLAHMGAEVIKVEMPKSGDLARQLGADAELNRQKMGISFLAQNAGKKSITLDLKQNRGKAILRQLVKTADVLVENFRPGVMDRLGLGYEQLKEENQRLIYCAISGYGADGPMKKLPAYDQIIQGMSGVMSITGAPENAPYRVGYPIADTIGGMTAAFAVSSAIAGRGESGEGCFIDVSMLESTLATMGWVVSNYLVGEKTPAPMGNDNFTASPSGTFKTQDGLINMAANKQEQFESVCQVIDRPELITDPRFATRQARLDNRNALTSFIEGEFARKPASEWDLLLNGAGVPAGRVLSVPEALSLPQVQQRELQGSFDNVSGIEREIKIVRTGFKVDGKRPKVDSPPPSLGEHTEAILSELGYDKEAQYSLVAEGVV encoded by the coding sequence ATGTGTAAAGCTCTAAAATCGATTCGCGTACTCGACATGACCAATGTGCTGGCTGGGCCCTACTGCTGCCATCAGCTCGCCCACATGGGGGCTGAGGTCATAAAGGTGGAGATGCCAAAGAGCGGGGATTTGGCTCGTCAGTTAGGGGCCGATGCTGAGCTGAATCGCCAGAAGATGGGGATCTCCTTCCTGGCTCAAAATGCCGGTAAGAAATCAATCACGCTCGATCTCAAGCAGAATAGAGGCAAAGCGATACTGCGCCAATTAGTGAAGACAGCTGACGTTCTGGTGGAGAACTTCCGGCCGGGGGTGATGGATCGACTGGGGCTGGGTTACGAGCAACTCAAAGAGGAAAACCAGAGGCTGATCTATTGTGCTATCTCCGGCTATGGAGCCGACGGTCCCATGAAGAAGCTTCCAGCCTACGACCAGATTATCCAGGGGATGTCTGGGGTGATGAGCATTACCGGTGCGCCGGAAAATGCGCCCTACCGGGTGGGCTATCCCATTGCAGATACCATCGGGGGGATGACCGCAGCCTTTGCCGTCTCGTCCGCCATTGCGGGGCGCGGTGAATCCGGCGAAGGCTGCTTTATCGACGTTTCCATGCTCGAGTCCACGCTGGCGACCATGGGTTGGGTTGTTTCCAACTACTTGGTTGGTGAGAAAACTCCCGCGCCAATGGGTAACGACAATTTCACCGCCAGCCCGTCAGGCACCTTCAAGACCCAGGACGGCCTGATCAACATGGCCGCCAACAAGCAGGAACAGTTCGAATCGGTCTGCCAAGTAATCGACCGGCCCGAGTTGATAACCGATCCTCGCTTCGCCACCCGTCAGGCGCGCCTGGACAATCGCAATGCACTCACTTCGTTCATTGAAGGTGAATTTGCGCGTAAGCCGGCCAGTGAATGGGATCTGTTGCTGAACGGCGCCGGGGTGCCCGCCGGTCGTGTTCTCAGCGTGCCGGAAGCTCTTTCATTGCCCCAGGTTCAACAACGTGAACTCCAGGGAAGCTTTGATAACGTCTCTGGCATCGAGCGGGAGATCAAGATTGTCAGGACCGGATTCAAAGTCGATGGCAAGCGTCCCAAAGTCGATAGCCCTCCGCCTTCTTTGGGTGAGCATACCGAGGCTATCCTGAGCGAGTTGGGTTATGACAAAGAGGCACAGTATTCGCTGGTGGCGGAGGGGGTGGTATGA
- a CDS encoding citryl-CoA lyase: MSISRPSEGIGREVSDWWKTDVIEMEPGVIRYHGYPIEQLIGNLSFAQMIWLMVRGDVPSQGQAELLDAALMSAVDHGPQAPSIAIARMAATCGVGLNNAMASAVNVLGDVHGGAGEQAVDIYQNVAKRLDQGARLEDAVCAELDLYIEHHGKFIPGFGHRFHPVDPRAPRLMEIVRQAAEKSVVSGRFAAIADRIETELAVRKGKRIPMNIDGATAVIYAELDMPAPLARGLFCLSRSVGILAHAWEQTGQGGRNKGPIPRNLLWSYTGPEKRDLIQN; this comes from the coding sequence ATGAGCATTTCGAGACCCTCAGAGGGGATTGGTCGGGAAGTGTCCGATTGGTGGAAGACCGACGTCATCGAGATGGAGCCGGGTGTCATCCGTTACCACGGCTATCCCATTGAACAGCTGATCGGCAATCTCAGTTTTGCACAGATGATCTGGCTGATGGTGAGGGGCGATGTGCCGAGTCAAGGGCAGGCTGAGCTGCTCGATGCAGCCCTGATGTCTGCCGTCGATCATGGTCCTCAGGCGCCCAGTATCGCCATTGCCCGCATGGCGGCTACCTGTGGCGTCGGACTCAACAACGCGATGGCATCTGCCGTGAACGTGTTGGGCGATGTGCATGGGGGGGCCGGTGAGCAGGCCGTAGATATTTATCAAAACGTAGCGAAGCGCCTGGATCAGGGGGCGCGCCTGGAAGACGCGGTTTGCGCAGAGTTGGATCTATATATCGAACATCACGGAAAGTTTATCCCGGGATTTGGCCACCGCTTTCATCCTGTCGATCCCCGGGCTCCCCGGCTAATGGAGATCGTGCGTCAGGCCGCCGAAAAGAGCGTGGTCAGTGGACGTTTTGCAGCTATCGCCGATCGTATCGAGACGGAGCTGGCCGTGCGCAAAGGCAAACGTATTCCCATGAATATCGACGGGGCTACAGCTGTGATCTACGCTGAGCTCGATATGCCTGCGCCGCTTGCCCGGGGACTGTTTTGCCTTTCTCGTTCGGTGGGCATTTTGGCCCATGCCTGGGAGCAGACTGGTCAGGGTGGGCGCAATAAGGGGCCCATTCCGAGAAACTTGCTTTGGAGCTACACCGGACCCGAGAAACGGGATCTGATCCAGAATTAG
- a CDS encoding SMP-30/gluconolactonase/LRE family protein translates to MSLYAPPKDLSTAIFSEVPERFRQPDKPSDWVAANKPGQQVHSFLEGPSFDRQGNLYVTDIPYGRIFRVTPGGEWELVVEYDGWPNGLKIHRDGRIFVADYKNGILLLDPESRAISPFLTHNRSESFKGVNDLIFDSKGTLYFTDQGQTGMHDPTGRVFLYCFETEQLTTLISNGPSPNGLVLSPDEKTLYVAMTRGNAVWRLPMLPGGTTSKAGVFTAMAGGVSGADGMAVDSEGNLFVCDAGNGCVWAFSRFGEPLYRIRSCTEGRTITNLAFGGEKNSSLFITDSSTGTILRADLDLPGQPMYSHMADE, encoded by the coding sequence ATGAGTCTGTACGCGCCTCCCAAAGATCTATCGACGGCCATTTTCAGCGAAGTTCCCGAACGTTTCCGGCAGCCGGATAAACCCTCAGACTGGGTCGCTGCCAACAAACCCGGGCAACAGGTCCACAGCTTTCTCGAAGGTCCTTCCTTCGACCGGCAGGGGAATCTCTACGTAACCGATATCCCTTACGGCCGAATTTTTAGAGTCACCCCGGGCGGAGAGTGGGAACTGGTTGTCGAGTATGATGGCTGGCCCAATGGGCTAAAGATCCATCGGGATGGTCGTATCTTCGTCGCGGACTACAAAAACGGCATCCTGCTCTTGGATCCAGAGTCACGTGCGATATCGCCCTTTCTCACCCACAATCGCAGCGAGAGCTTTAAAGGGGTAAACGACCTGATCTTCGATTCGAAGGGGACCCTCTATTTTACCGACCAGGGTCAGACCGGTATGCACGACCCCACGGGTCGGGTGTTTCTCTACTGCTTCGAAACAGAGCAGCTGACGACATTGATCTCCAATGGGCCAAGCCCCAACGGCCTGGTGCTGAGTCCGGACGAGAAAACTCTCTATGTTGCGATGACCCGCGGTAACGCAGTTTGGCGTCTTCCCATGCTGCCGGGTGGGACGACGTCTAAAGCAGGTGTCTTCACCGCAATGGCGGGTGGCGTTAGTGGTGCCGATGGCATGGCGGTCGATTCTGAAGGCAACCTATTTGTATGTGATGCGGGGAATGGATGCGTATGGGCCTTCTCCCGATTTGGAGAACCTCTGTACCGTATCCGCAGTTGTACCGAGGGGCGCACCATTACCAACCTGGCCTTTGGCGGTGAAAAGAATAGTTCGCTATTTATCACCGATTCCTCAACCGGGACTATTCTGCGGGCGGATCTAGATCTCCCAGGGCAGCCGATGTACTCCCATATGGCGGATGAGTAA
- a CDS encoding SDR family oxidoreductase: protein MSKQPVLILGGRSDIGLAIAHRFASSGHPIYLAARNASSLDREKCDISLRHEVNVDLVEFDALDTASHEDWATSLSPAPGIVISAVGYMGEQSQSERSTEDAAMVMRSNFEGPASILSVFANRFEQQGKGALIGISSVAGERGRATNYVYGSAKAGFTAFLSGLRNRLSKKGVQVITVLPGFVETQMTEGLDLPKKLTAKPEEVATKVFQAVRQNKDVVYVKTIWSIIMMVIRSIPEFAFKRMSI from the coding sequence ATGAGTAAGCAACCGGTTCTTATCTTAGGTGGCCGCTCAGATATTGGCCTCGCCATTGCCCATCGATTTGCCTCTTCTGGGCACCCAATTTATCTGGCAGCAAGAAATGCCTCTTCATTAGATAGAGAAAAGTGCGATATCTCATTACGTCATGAGGTTAATGTGGACTTAGTAGAGTTCGATGCGCTGGACACAGCTAGTCATGAGGATTGGGCGACATCGCTTTCTCCAGCCCCAGGCATTGTCATTTCTGCCGTGGGGTATATGGGTGAACAATCGCAAAGTGAGCGCAGCACCGAAGATGCTGCCATGGTCATGAGAAGCAATTTCGAAGGCCCAGCTAGTATTTTGAGTGTTTTTGCCAACCGCTTTGAGCAGCAAGGCAAAGGCGCACTTATCGGCATCAGTTCTGTTGCCGGAGAAAGAGGTCGTGCAACCAACTATGTCTATGGTTCCGCCAAAGCCGGATTTACCGCATTCCTATCCGGGCTAAGAAACCGTTTGTCAAAAAAAGGGGTACAGGTCATTACTGTGCTGCCCGGGTTTGTCGAAACTCAAATGACAGAAGGATTAGACTTACCGAAAAAGCTTACCGCGAAGCCAGAAGAAGTGGCCACGAAAGTGTTTCAGGCAGTGAGGCAAAATAAGGATGTGGTTTACGTTAAAACTATCTGGAGCATTATCATGATGGTGATTCGTAGTATCCCTGAATTTGCCTTCAAACGTATGAGCATTTAG